The Vitis vinifera cultivar Pinot Noir 40024 chromosome 18, ASM3070453v1 region GTCCAGAACCTCGTCCACATAGCTACAGCCTACAGGCACTATTACTCCAGAGACTCTTAACTTAAACGCGACCGTTGGGGATTGACTATCGTGAACAAGTGtgtcaatttctcccaactccTATGTAAAGTTTCCATATAAATAATCATGCTCGAGCTTAATAACTGTCCCTACAGATTCATTTACCTGATCAAAGTTTAATTAAGAAGGGGTTAAAAATGGAGGTATATGTGGGGAATGGGGTAAGTAGTACCCCAACTATGTATCTGGAGAATGGAGATCCTTCTGCTTGACGCTAAACCATCGGAAGAAGTTGCTTCTGCACATACTCTAAGAACCGTATGTTGTTCATCTTCAATTTAATTCCCTAGATAAGGCATGAAGTGTGTCTGGATTAACTGATTTATTAGTGTATTGATCATTCTTTGTTAAAATGTGTCTTGATGGCATCATGATATATGCATAAAGAAAGAGCACAACTACAATCAAGTTCTTACTTGTTCTGCAGCTGGAATTCTCTGCTTTCACCCAGTCATAAGCTTTAACATGAACAGAACCATAGAGGAGTTTGCTCAGAACCGTCATATTTGGATGATCATGAAGGGGAAATGTTCCTCCTGCAGGGAAGCAAAACACTCCCATCTGCCCATCACAAAACCAAGTCATCCCATTTTACCTTTCACTGATCGTCAAAACAAATAACATTCCACATCCTGGCATTCACAAACATGTTTTCACTTACAGAGAAATTGTCGCATTCACGTATGTGAATATAAGTTATTTCAGAGACTGCTTGTCCGCAAACCAATCCTTTTGTAATCTTTGGGCTTGAAAATGGAGACTGGTGTAAGCTAAATTCGTCAATCCCAACATCGATGGCTTCCATTAAGTCTGCGTGAAATGAAATTCAAAACTTCATACAAACTTGCAACTCTTTTTCTCAATAAATATTCATGAAAGGAGATCGATGCAATACCTAGGAGATTCTTCAGCCACTGAATCTGTTGGAAAGTTGGAAGCTCCTTCTGAGAGAACACAGCATCACAGGCATCATACAGCACTTGTATCTTACTTCTCTCAATTGCGCAGTCCATGGCCTTCTGTTGCCTGAATTTGTCATGCACCACTGGAAGCCGGTGAATGGTGATAAATAGAGAGAGAAGACTTGTAAAATTCAAACTACATCAACTAAACCTGGGGCTTTGTCTTGACTTTGGCTTACTGTGggcttcttttttcttctcgCTTGTGTTTCTGCTTTTCCAAGTCACGATTGCCTCATGGCCTTGAGGTAATTATGAAGTCTCGGTACGCACACATCATCCCAATGAGAATTATTGAAAGGCAAAGTCGTCATTCCCAACAGGAACTCTCCTAATTCAAGTGAATCAGGATATTGGCTTATGCAGTAACCGGTAAGTTCATAGCATAAGAATATTAAATTTCACAACGAAACACATGAAAACAATTGATTGAGTTTTACGGGAAGAGCATTACTTCATACTCCACCAAAAAATAACACTGCCTTGGCCTAAGCACTCGTTTTTCCATAACGCTAAGGTTTAAGCTAAACACAGGGCAGGCGTTTATGAGACTGCTCGGAGACGTTTGTAGGTGAATCGTGCGAAATGTCACATAAAGAGATCATATGAGAATTAAGAAACAAGGCTGAGGTTGATGCAATGATGCATTCATATAACAAGTTAGGGAGCAGGGTCCAACAATGCCCTTAATCACAAGGTAAGGACAGAAAGACTTTTCACACTAGAGTGCAGCATTCACATTTCAATGCTTCATAGTGAATTTGGTATGCATTGTGTGAAACATCCCACCCAAAACCAACGGGCCCGCCCAAGCAGACAATGACAATCATGAGTCTCAACTCTTTTTGACCTACGAAATTGGAAGTTTCTGGGGAAAAAATCATTAATCTTTACTACGTGCGATTACCTCGTTTGGAGTGCGGACCATCAACCGTGGAAATTGAAATGGCTAAGATGTCTTcgaatatttcaaaatatatctGTATACGTATGATGTTTAAAAGTCGGATGCGAATCccattaatattataaatttatggataaaatttaatttataataataataataataatttttaatttttttctaaataaataatcttcAAACTAAATAACACttgataatatattaaatttattagtatgtctattaattttttaaaaaaaattgaaattcaaataataaacctattaataccataaatttatgaataaaaattattttagaccatattattttttctgtacataattatattttataaattttatcattaaaaaaaataaactttaaatagattttatatttaatttattaattattttaacaatttttataaataatttaaaactaaaaaaataaatatagttaCCGAAAAGAATAATACATCAAAACTAATAGATCATAACTTATGACTTTACAGTTGTTTCTCCTCTAAAcatgatgatattttttaaattttctcataaagtaaatatattataaattaagtaagacatagttaataaattcaaatttttttatctaatttttttatttttaatattaattttgaattcaaaaatttgatttaattaattgcatactaaattaaaacattatattCTTAATTAAGTACTTAACATGACTTCActcattttcatattaaaaattttaaattttatgtgttattcattttaaataaaatattattaataatttttaaattattattattcatttttagaaaaaaaaatatatgaagataTTAATAACTTGTGTTTTTTGTATACACTAAAatcgtattttttttttgtaaaaaaaaatataatttatgatttatcaTAATATCTTTATTCATGTtatactaaaaattatttatttttttaatttatttgtaattataaaattatttttatttttaataaaacttaaataaatttaattatatatattatataaattatatttacaatgttttcacaaaataaaaaaagaatattttttaaaaaatccattttttttaaagcaagttgacaaacaactttatttttataaaatattaaaaaaaaacaaacaatgttttttttttaacttacaaaaaattttaa contains the following coding sequences:
- the LOC100252387 gene encoding plant cysteine oxidase 3, with translation MDCAIERSKIQVLYDACDAVFSQKELPTFQQIQWLKNLLDLMEAIDVGIDEFSLHQSPFSSPKITKGLVCGQAVSEITYIHIRECDNFSMGVFCFPAGGTFPLHDHPNMTVLSKLLYGSVHVKAYDWVKAENSSCRTIGLAGIVTNSIFNAPREPSILFPRSGGNIHSFTALTPCAILDVLAPPYSEEFGRPSTYFNDMPIPTLPGYVILEERDLPDDLVVTRAPYLGPSVVAAGDELMTCS